CCCTCTTGCCGCCGGCGTTGGTGCCGAGGGATTTAACCCTGGCGATGACTTCGGCCATGTCTATCCTTTGGGCTTCCTCCGGAGAGATTCGGAAGTAGACCTGGGCCTTCCCGTGGAAGTTCCCGTTGACCACGACCGCACCCCTGTAGTTCATCTCCCAGACGAGCTTCCTCGCGACCTTGGAGATTATGTTGAAGGGGCTCTCGAACTCCACGAAGGCGAAGCCGTTCCGCTCTTCAGCCCCCGAAACTGCCTCCTCGATGGCATCCCTGATGGCCTCAGCCTTCCTGACCCAGGGTTCGTATTCGAGTAGGTCTCTGACGTCGTTTTCGAGGAGAATCCCTACGGCTCCCTCGACGGCTTCCCTCTCCATGGCGATGTAGCTGGAGTCAATCAGTTCAATCAGCCTTAAGGCTTCCGTCCGTGATAGGTTCGCTTTCCGGAGGAGCTCGTTAACGGTCTCCAGCTCGAAGGCCTTTTTCCCGATATCGCCAACGACGCCGAGGGCACTCCAGGCGTTGAAGAGGCCGAAGTGCTCCGAGACGACGAGTGAGCAGGAGGGGTAGTAGTCACCGTCCAGCGACGGATTAACCTGCTCCACGAGGGGATTTTTGATTTTCGGCTGTGTGTGGTGGTCCATGAAGAGGGTCGGGATTCTTACCCTCTCGACCTCACCCGGGACATTGAAGTCAAGGACGTAGAGTTTTTCTGCCTTTTCGACGGCATTCCATATCCTTTCGTCAAACCTGAACTCGCCTATCGGCGCCGTCATGTTGGTGAACTCCTCCAGCTTAAGGGCCCTCACGAGAAGCGCCGCCGATGTTACCCCATCGGTGTCCCAGTGGTGGACGATTAGGTGCATACTCATTCCTCCGGCGGATAAAAGTTGAAGGGGAAAATCACCCGACGAAGGGGTTCTCAAAGCTCCTCACGACTTCAAAGACCTCCGGGCGCATCATGTACTCCGGCGGCTGTTCTCCGGTCATTATCATCTTCCTGAGCTTGGTGCCGCTTATGTGGACGTGGAACTCCTTGGAATGGGGGCAGATCTTCGCGTTGACCATGCCCCCGCACTTCCTGCAGTAGAAGGACTCACGGATGAACATGGGGGTTATCCCGAGGTCGGGGAACTCTCCAAAGAGATCCCAGGCCTCGTAGGGGCCGTAGTAGTCTCCGACTCCGGCGTGGTCCCTTCCGACGATGAAGTGCGTTGCACCGAAGTTCTTCCTCATTATAGCGTGGTGGATGGCCTCCCTCGGCCCGGCATAACGCATCTCGTAGCGGACCGTGGCGAGGGTTGCAGCGTCTTTGGGGTAGTAATGCTCGAAGAGCGCCTCGTAGGCCCTTATTATGACCTCGTCCCTGTAGTCGCCCCTCTTCTTCCTCCCAAGGACTGGGTTGATGAAGAGGCCGTCCACGAAGGTGAGGGCAGCCTTCTGGACGTACTCGTGACCGAGGTGGGGCACGTTCCTGGTCTGGAAGGCGACCACCGTCTTCCAGCCGCGCTCCTTGAAGAGAACCCGCGTCTCGACCGGCCTTAGGGTGTACTTGGCGAAGGGGTTCGGGAGCTCGTTGAGGAGCTCTATCTCACCGCCGACGAGGTAGTTCCCCATATCCATAACGCGAGCCACGCCCGGGTGATTGGGGTCATCGGTCTTGAAGACCTTGACCGCGAACTCCCTCTTATCGTAGGTGTAGATCTCCTCGACGTGCATCCTGGCTATCGGCAGGTCGTCGTAATACAGCAGTACCGCATCGCCCTCGTCGAAGGTCCTCTCCCTCACGTCGAGCACTATCGGGATAGTCCAGGGCGTGTCGTCGCTCAGGCGCATGTGGTCGAGGACGCTCTCGAAGTCGTCGCTCGTGAGGAAGCCCTTGAGGGGTGAGTAGACACCGTGGGCGATGTTCTCAAGGTCTATAGCGCGACCATGCTCAATCTGGACGCGGGGATATTCCTTCTGCTCGCCCAGAATTCTCTCGCGGGTCCTCTCGGCAACGAGCCTCCTGACGAGTCTGCCACCGTGCGGCTTTGAGACCATGGTATCACCTCAAAAAGGAAAGACCTCAGTCGAGGTAGCCAAGGGCGCGAAGCCTCTCCTTGACCTTCTCTTCCTCCTCCTCGGTGAAGACCTCTTCCTTCTCCTCCTCTTCGAGGCTCGTAAGAACCTCGCGGAGGACGTAGGTCACGTAGTCGGAAACCGAGGTGAAACCGGTGCCCTCTATCCTGGCCTTAATCTTGTCGTAGAGCGGCTTCGGTATGGAAACGGTCGTGTACTTCTTCTCCTCAGCCATCACAAACACCTCCGGTCTTAATGATATTTAATTACATTTAATTAAACGATGGGCGGAGAATATAAAGATTTCGAAAAACGGGTGAATTCTGGAACATCAATCCCTGTTGCCAGTACCGGATAGTACGTCCGAAATTCTGAAGACCCCCCTGTCAAGCACGATATTCTTCTGGGTGTAAGTGTACCTAACAACTACGCTGCCGTTCAGGTTCTCGGGCAGGACGAACTCGTCTTTTCCCTTCACGCCGTACCACTTCTTGAACACCTTTGTCCCGTTGTCGAGGTAGCCGAATATCCCAATCCCCGTCCCGGTGGCGTTCTCAAACTTAAGGACAATCGAGCCGTTCTCCCCAGTGACGACCACGTTGGGGTGCTCAAACCGGAATATCTTGATGTACCCACCGTCCGAATAAACCTCCGTGAAGTTTGGATGGTCATCCGTGAACATCAGTCTGGCGAGGGGGGTTTCAAAGGCTTTCCCGTTCATCAGTACTGCATACCCGTAGTTCAGGTTTATGTAGACGTAGGCATCGGCGTTCGGCTTGCCTGTGAGGGTCACGCTCTCCACAGATTTTCCCCTCTCAACGAAGACTTCGCGGGGAACCAGTATCGCCCCACCCGTGCTGACCTGAACACTCCAGTAATCCCCTTTGAGAACCGCCATGATGGAATACGGTCCGGCTGAAAAGAGGAGCATTCCGCCGGTGGATGACACGAGTGGCATTGGAATCATTGCGTACTCAGCAGGGGAGGCGTTCGCCGTCTCAAGAACTGCCCCGAATTTCATTATGGTGTCGTAGGAGACGATGACGTAGTCGACGCCCCTTCCCATGAGGGCTTTCTCATCCTTGATCCCGAGGTAGTACTGCGCCACCCACTTGCTGGGACCGCCCTGGGCCACGGGTGCCCTGCCCGCAAAGTAAGTAACCCAGTGGCCCTGATCCCACCAGGTCAGGACGACGTCGTTGATGCTTGGGTGCTCTCCGAGGTATGTAAGGGCTCTATCCCATGCTTCGTTGGTGATAGGCTCGATTCCCTTTGTTGTCCAGACCCCATGAACCGCCGATGCAAGGGGGACTGAGAGCAGGATCAAAGCCAGTGCCGTGGCCCCAAATTTCCGGCCACTCACCCCGGGCAACACTGCCTCATACGTTCTTACAGTGCCTACCCCGGCCATCACGGCAACCGCGAGAGAGCCTATGAAGAGGAATCTTGTCCAGAGGATGATCATTGGAACAGCCACTATCACTAGCCCGAGGACAACGAAGTCCCCTGTTTTGCTCCTGTTTGACCGAAAACTTAACAGAAATGCTGGTGCGATGAGAATCGCCGGCCCATAGGCCTCCCAGAGATCACCCAATGAAGACCTCTGAGTCTCCACGATGGGAGCCGCCGGGAACAGTCTCAGCAGTATCTCATTCAGTATTCCATAGTATCTAACCCCCACCCAGAGTGCGAGTACGACCCCGATACCAACCACAACCGCCCGCTGCTTTCTCTCCCTCAGCACCCTGGAAAGCACGAACAGAACTGCTATCACCACGATGGAAACGGGCACCGCGTATTTGAGGTACATCAAAAGAAAAGCGTCCTTAATAAACCCGAACTGAAGCCCAAACTCTTTGGCAAGGGCCTGCCCAAGCCCCCTCGTTGAGGCCGCCATGCCGTACCCAAACCGAGAACCCAGCGAGTTGGCCAACAACGCCCCCAAAGCGGTTGCCGCCACTAAAGCAGAGGCGTCGATGAAAACCCCCTTCTCGTCCAGCAGAAACGCTCCAATGGCCATAAGCAGGGCGCTTCCAAGAAGAAAGCCAAATATGGGGTAGTAAGCCTGCCAGAATATCGCCGCAAAACCACTGGAGAGGGCGGGTATCAGGTAGAATGCCAGCCGCCTGTACTTCCACCCTTCACCGTTCTTGGTCAGCGCCAGTGCGATTCCAAACAGTGCCACGCTGTACCAGAAGAGCATGTAGTTGTCTCCCCTGTAGTAGCCGGCCATCGAGCGGAAGACGTGGCCGAAGAGAACCGCCAGAAAGAACGCCGAGAGAAAGGCCTCCCTCCTCCCAAAGAGCTTCAAGACGGCCAGATACGTGAACAGCACGGTCAAAACCCCAAAGATAACGGGCGTTATCCTGAAGGCGTTGTACAGGGAAACCCCGAAGACTGAAAGGAACCTATACACGTAAGCCGGAGTCATCCAGAGGCCGAGAGGGTGAGAGTTGTGGATCTGGAATCCCCACGGCCCTGTGGCATAGGGGAAGAAGTTCACCCACTCCCCCTTCTCCAGCGCGTACCTGATGTATGCGAGGTGGAAGTAGGGGTCGTAGCCGAGGAGGTACCTGAAACGCATCGGGAGGAGCCTGATGGCAGAGGCCAAAACTACGAGGAGGGCGGCGGCATACTTCGGGGTCAAAATTATGTTGTACGCCCCGGTGAGCCTCCCTTTGATCTCGTTAACATCCATTAACATACCCCCTCATTCTCCCCTCTGTATCTTCGCGTGGCCGCCGACGAGGCTCTTCCTCAGCTCAAGGTTTCTTATCTCGCACTTCTCGTCTATTATCGAGCGCCATATCGTGGAGTTGCGTATTATCGTTCCCCGGAAGATTATTGAGTCGCTTATGTCGGAGTTCTCTATCACGCAGTTCTCACCGATGTAAGCGTAGGGGCCTATCATCGACCGCCCGAGTATTTTGGCACCGCGCTTTATGACAACAGGCGGTATTATCTTCGCGTAGGGGCTGATCTGAATCTCCTCCACGTGGCTCTCATTCAGGAGGGTCTTCAGCGCCTCAAGGTAGCTGTCGGCAGAACCTATGTCGTACCAGTACTCCGAGAAACGGTAGGCCCGTATCTCCTCACCCTTCTCAAGGAGCCACTGGATGAAGTAGCCCGGAGAATCCCTGTTGCCGTTGGCGAGATACTCGTCCACGCGCTCCATAACGTACTTGGGGAAGACGTAGACACCGGTGCTCACGAGGGTTGACCTGGGCTCGGTGGGTTTTTCCTGGAACGAGACAACTTTGTTCCCCTCAAGCATGACCACTCCATAGCGCTTGGCGAGCTCAAGGTCGCCGACGTCGTAAACGGCTATGAGCGTCCTCCCGTCGTAGGAGTTCAGAAAGTCCCGGAGGGAAAAAGAAAACAGGTTGTCCCCGGCTATCACGAGGTAGTCGTCGAGGCCGAGCTCATCCAGCGCGTTTTTTAGAGCACCTATCGTTCCGAGCTTCTCCTTCTCGTGGAGGGTGTCCTCGACTACCAGCCCCACCCCGTACTTATCCGCATAATGCC
This window of the Thermococcus sp. genome carries:
- a CDS encoding DHH family phosphoesterase, translating into MHLIVHHWDTDGVTSAALLVRALKLEEFTNMTAPIGEFRFDERIWNAVEKAEKLYVLDFNVPGEVERVRIPTLFMDHHTQPKIKNPLVEQVNPSLDGDYYPSCSLVVSEHFGLFNAWSALGVVGDIGKKAFELETVNELLRKANLSRTEALRLIELIDSSYIAMEREAVEGAVGILLENDVRDLLEYEPWVRKAEAIRDAIEEAVSGAEERNGFAFVEFESPFNIISKVARKLVWEMNYRGAVVVNGNFHGKAQVYFRISPEEAQRIDMAEVIARVKSLGTNAGGKREVLGCVCERDKIEDVLKIIEEYTR
- the sat gene encoding sulfate adenylyltransferase, whose amino-acid sequence is MVSKPHGGRLVRRLVAERTRERILGEQKEYPRVQIEHGRAIDLENIAHGVYSPLKGFLTSDDFESVLDHMRLSDDTPWTIPIVLDVRERTFDEGDAVLLYYDDLPIARMHVEEIYTYDKREFAVKVFKTDDPNHPGVARVMDMGNYLVGGEIELLNELPNPFAKYTLRPVETRVLFKERGWKTVVAFQTRNVPHLGHEYVQKAALTFVDGLFINPVLGRKKRGDYRDEVIIRAYEALFEHYYPKDAATLATVRYEMRYAGPREAIHHAIMRKNFGATHFIVGRDHAGVGDYYGPYEAWDLFGEFPDLGITPMFIRESFYCRKCGGMVNAKICPHSKEFHVHISGTKLRKMIMTGEQPPEYMMRPEVFEVVRSFENPFVG
- a CDS encoding ribbon-helix-helix domain-containing protein is translated as MAEEKKYTTVSIPKPLYDKIKARIEGTGFTSVSDYVTYVLREVLTSLEEEEKEEVFTEEEEEKVKERLRALGYLD
- a CDS encoding STT3 domain-containing protein encodes the protein MDVNEIKGRLTGAYNIILTPKYAAALLVVLASAIRLLPMRFRYLLGYDPYFHLAYIRYALEKGEWVNFFPYATGPWGFQIHNSHPLGLWMTPAYVYRFLSVFGVSLYNAFRITPVIFGVLTVLFTYLAVLKLFGRREAFLSAFFLAVLFGHVFRSMAGYYRGDNYMLFWYSVALFGIALALTKNGEGWKYRRLAFYLIPALSSGFAAIFWQAYYPIFGFLLGSALLMAIGAFLLDEKGVFIDASALVAATALGALLANSLGSRFGYGMAASTRGLGQALAKEFGLQFGFIKDAFLLMYLKYAVPVSIVVIAVLFVLSRVLRERKQRAVVVGIGVVLALWVGVRYYGILNEILLRLFPAAPIVETQRSSLGDLWEAYGPAILIAPAFLLSFRSNRSKTGDFVVLGLVIVAVPMIILWTRFLFIGSLAVAVMAGVGTVRTYEAVLPGVSGRKFGATALALILLSVPLASAVHGVWTTKGIEPITNEAWDRALTYLGEHPSINDVVLTWWDQGHWVTYFAGRAPVAQGGPSKWVAQYYLGIKDEKALMGRGVDYVIVSYDTIMKFGAVLETANASPAEYAMIPMPLVSSTGGMLLFSAGPYSIMAVLKGDYWSVQVSTGGAILVPREVFVERGKSVESVTLTGKPNADAYVYINLNYGYAVLMNGKAFETPLARLMFTDDHPNFTEVYSDGGYIKIFRFEHPNVVVTGENGSIVLKFENATGTGIGIFGYLDNGTKVFKKWYGVKGKDEFVLPENLNGSVVVRYTYTQKNIVLDRGVFRISDVLSGTGNRD
- a CDS encoding NDP-sugar synthase, which translates into the protein MKVLIMAGGYATRLWPITKDNPKALLPVGNRVILDYILEKVGELGLDAYISTNRFFEAHFRHYADKYGVGLVVEDTLHEKEKLGTIGALKNALDELGLDDYLVIAGDNLFSFSLRDFLNSYDGRTLIAVYDVGDLELAKRYGVVMLEGNKVVSFQEKPTEPRSTLVSTGVYVFPKYVMERVDEYLANGNRDSPGYFIQWLLEKGEEIRAYRFSEYWYDIGSADSYLEALKTLLNESHVEEIQISPYAKIIPPVVIKRGAKILGRSMIGPYAYIGENCVIENSDISDSIIFRGTIIRNSTIWRSIIDEKCEIRNLELRKSLVGGHAKIQRGE